A stretch of the Sphingobacterium thalpophilum genome encodes the following:
- a CDS encoding glycosyltransferase: protein MIQILSYLLIIFACVYAILVLWMRKGWMGLQVHKCLPEATKTVSVIIAARNEELNIRRTIEAILGQHFPREQLELIIIDDHSDDNTSAIVQEYQGEGVKLIRLNENGRLNSYKKLAISRAIDCCSGDIIITTDADCRMGPKWLATVVGTFEKEHAYLLSSPVVYSEEKSYFEQLQTLEFLYLIGLGAAGIGNGKPTTCNGANLAYRKDVFWEMGGFNGIDELASGDDELFLHKVAEKYPEKIIFCKSKDATVYTDAKPDLKSFISQRRRWASKSTKYKNKGVIALGISIWLFNVLLLLCGILAIAGVKLIGWVVLFALFLKMAVEFFFIQPLTRFASRNELLWYLPILSVLHVCYLTYIGMLGNIGKYDWKGRQVK from the coding sequence GTGATACAAATCCTTAGTTATTTACTGATCATTTTTGCCTGTGTATACGCCATTTTGGTCCTATGGATGCGTAAAGGCTGGATGGGGCTTCAGGTACACAAGTGTCTTCCGGAAGCGACGAAGACGGTGTCAGTCATCATTGCCGCCCGCAATGAAGAGCTAAACATCCGTCGGACAATAGAAGCGATATTGGGGCAGCATTTTCCCAGAGAGCAACTTGAACTGATTATCATCGACGATCATTCAGACGATAATACTTCTGCCATCGTGCAGGAATATCAGGGGGAAGGTGTTAAACTGATCCGGCTCAATGAAAATGGTCGTCTGAATTCCTATAAAAAGCTCGCGATCTCCAGAGCAATTGATTGTTGCTCTGGAGACATCATAATAACAACGGATGCGGATTGCAGGATGGGGCCAAAGTGGCTCGCGACAGTGGTTGGCACTTTTGAAAAGGAACATGCTTACCTATTGTCTTCGCCAGTTGTCTATTCGGAAGAAAAAAGCTATTTTGAACAGCTGCAGACGCTGGAATTTTTGTATCTGATCGGTTTGGGTGCTGCAGGTATTGGCAACGGCAAGCCAACCACATGTAACGGAGCAAATTTGGCCTATCGGAAAGATGTCTTTTGGGAAATGGGTGGATTCAATGGCATAGATGAGCTGGCGTCAGGTGACGATGAACTGTTTTTGCATAAAGTTGCAGAAAAATACCCGGAAAAAATTATATTCTGCAAGTCAAAGGACGCCACCGTGTATACGGATGCGAAGCCGGATTTGAAATCGTTTATTAGTCAGAGAAGACGTTGGGCTTCAAAAAGCACCAAATATAAAAACAAAGGTGTAATCGCCCTTGGAATCTCCATTTGGCTTTTTAATGTGTTGCTGCTGCTGTGTGGGATACTAGCGATTGCCGGAGTAAAACTGATCGGCTGGGTGGTGCTCTTTGCTCTTTTTCTCAAGATGGCAGTCGAATTTTTCTTTATTCAGCCCCTGACAAGGTTTGCTAGCCGGAACGAGCTGCTCTGGTATCTGCCGATATTGAGTGTATTGCATGTTTGTTATTTAACTTATATCGGTATGTTGGGTAACATCGGAAAATATGACTGGAAAGGTCGGCAGGTAAAATAA
- a CDS encoding lysylphosphatidylglycerol synthase domain-containing protein gives MTGRQKKYIGLLIKILVFVLATWYIVAKVSDQSNINKFKTLIAGLEQHSVVLTLLLIVVLMLVNWLLEVVKWRYLASKLEHLSFWKALQSVFCGLTWAIFTPNRIGEYGGRVLFLQPQNRAQGAVAMGVGLFAQLVLTSVAGSLSIAWFICQFLSPPLSVQFSVWLLAIIYAAGFVILYFNVRWVDLLVGKIKFLAKIKPFFGVLEHYTTRELCVVLLNSLARFIIFTSQYIILMKLTLPELPVLSMVLMIFILFFVQAALPTLDIFDFSVRSFVASNLYSYITTQEIAVMAIVSCIWFVNLILPAIFGSIFVFKINFFGDTNP, from the coding sequence TTGACGGGGAGACAAAAAAAATATATCGGTCTACTAATAAAGATACTGGTTTTCGTACTTGCAACGTGGTACATTGTTGCGAAGGTGTCCGATCAGAGCAATATAAATAAATTCAAGACCTTGATTGCAGGATTAGAGCAGCATTCAGTAGTCTTGACATTGCTGTTGATCGTAGTGCTGATGCTAGTAAATTGGCTGTTGGAAGTCGTCAAATGGCGCTATCTGGCATCCAAATTAGAGCATCTTTCCTTTTGGAAGGCACTCCAGTCGGTCTTCTGTGGCCTTACCTGGGCTATTTTTACGCCCAATAGGATCGGCGAGTATGGTGGTCGTGTACTCTTCTTACAACCGCAGAACAGGGCACAGGGTGCTGTGGCGATGGGCGTTGGGCTATTTGCCCAGTTGGTGCTAACCAGTGTTGCTGGATCATTGAGCATCGCTTGGTTTATCTGTCAGTTTCTATCTCCACCGCTATCTGTTCAGTTCAGCGTCTGGTTGCTGGCGATTATCTATGCTGCAGGATTTGTTATTTTGTATTTTAACGTACGATGGGTGGATCTGCTGGTTGGAAAGATTAAATTTCTAGCCAAAATCAAACCCTTCTTTGGGGTATTAGAGCATTATACGACACGCGAGCTTTGCGTGGTACTGCTAAATTCATTGGCGAGGTTTATCATCTTCACCTCACAGTATATCATACTCATGAAATTGACCTTGCCCGAACTTCCGGTTCTGTCGATGGTGTTGATGATCTTTATTCTCTTCTTTGTTCAGGCAGCACTTCCGACGTTGGATATTTTTGATTTTAGCGTCCGCAGTTTTGTCGCAAGCAATCTTTATAGTTATATTACAACGCAAGAAATAGCAGTAATGGCAATTGTATCGTGTATCTGGTTTGTGAATCTCATACTTCCTGCTATATTTGGTTCTATATTTGTTTTTAAGATTAATTTTTTCGGTGATACAAATCCTTAG
- the ruvC gene encoding crossover junction endodeoxyribonuclease RuvC: MQKEKAKERIILGIDPGTVVLGYGIIKEVGNTISLISMGVIKMGHLDDHALKLQRIFKKTSALMQEYNPDCVALESPFYGKNIQVMLKLGRAQGVAMAAALAQDIPIFEYSPRKIKQSVTGNGNATKEQVSAMLKTLLKFEETPQFLDATDGLAIAVCHSFQKNSTSGNAKSYSGWSAFINDNKDRIR; the protein is encoded by the coding sequence ATGCAGAAGGAAAAGGCGAAAGAAAGAATAATTTTGGGAATTGACCCGGGCACAGTAGTACTTGGCTACGGGATCATCAAAGAAGTCGGCAACACGATATCCCTTATTTCCATGGGAGTCATCAAAATGGGACATCTCGATGATCATGCGTTGAAATTGCAACGGATCTTCAAGAAAACCTCAGCCTTAATGCAGGAATATAATCCAGACTGTGTCGCTTTGGAATCGCCCTTTTATGGAAAAAATATTCAGGTCATGCTCAAATTGGGCCGTGCACAGGGAGTAGCAATGGCGGCAGCCCTCGCGCAAGACATTCCTATTTTTGAGTATTCACCCAGAAAAATCAAGCAATCTGTTACTGGAAACGGAAATGCGACCAAAGAGCAGGTTTCTGCGATGCTCAAAACACTCTTAAAATTTGAAGAAACACCTCAGTTTCTCGATGCCACAGATGGTCTGGCTATTGCTGTATGCCATTCTTTTCAGAAAAATAGCACATCGGGCAACGCTAAATCTTATTCTGGCTGGTCTGCCTTCATCAACGATAATAAGGACCGGATCCGATAG
- a CDS encoding Lrp/AsnC ligand binding domain-containing protein, translating to MENQYANYDLDNLDIQILSILMNDASIPYTEIAKKLIVSGGTIHVRMKKMEELGIIRGSNLIINPQKVGFDITAFLGIYLEKGSQYADAVDKLKEIKEVVELHYCTGQYSIFAKIICRDTVHLRKVLNEDIQSVPGIQRTETIISLEESIKRQISLL from the coding sequence ATGGAAAATCAATATGCAAACTATGATCTAGACAATTTGGATATCCAAATCTTGTCTATTCTAATGAACGATGCCTCCATCCCTTACACAGAAATAGCTAAAAAGCTGATTGTATCCGGCGGCACAATTCATGTTAGAATGAAGAAGATGGAAGAGTTAGGTATCATCCGGGGTTCAAACCTGATTATCAATCCACAAAAAGTAGGCTTTGATATTACTGCGTTCTTGGGTATCTATCTAGAAAAAGGTTCACAATATGCAGATGCGGTAGACAAATTAAAAGAAATCAAAGAGGTTGTTGAATTACACTATTGTACTGGACAGTATAGTATCTTTGCGAAAATCATCTGCAGGGATACGGTGCACCTCAGAAAGGTACTGAATGAAGATATCCAATCTGTACCGGGAATACAACGTACAGAGACAATCATTTCTCTCGAAGAAAGCATTAAACGTCAGATTAGTCTGCTCTAA
- a CDS encoding M20 family metallo-hydrolase, with amino-acid sequence MRDKDGLFRDSLALLKRLISLPSLSREETLTANLLVEFFNERGIRTFRKGNNVWAYNAHYDINKPTILLNSHHDTVKANTGYTRDPLAATEEDGKLYGLGSNDAGGCLVSLIAAFRYFYEHADLKYNFCFVASAEEEISGRDGIESVLADIGPIDFAIVGEPTLMHLAIAEKGLIVLDCVARGTAGHAARDEGDNAIYKAIKDIQWFKDYTFEKTSPTLGPIKMSVTVIQAGSQHNVVPATCSFVVDVRTTDAYSNEETLEIIKSHVASEVTARSTRLKSSSIPEQHPIVQSGLSFGRKLYGSPTMSDQALIPVPSLKLGPGDSARSHMADEFIYIDEIKEGIDLYIALLQKIV; translated from the coding sequence ATGAGGGATAAGGATGGCTTATTTCGTGATAGCCTAGCATTATTGAAAAGGTTAATCAGCTTGCCGTCCTTGAGCAGGGAAGAAACCTTAACGGCAAACTTGCTTGTGGAGTTTTTTAATGAGCGCGGTATCAGAACTTTTAGGAAAGGCAATAATGTCTGGGCATACAATGCACATTACGATATAAATAAGCCAACCATTCTACTTAATTCACACCATGACACAGTAAAAGCGAATACAGGATATACGCGCGACCCACTGGCGGCGACAGAAGAGGACGGCAAACTGTATGGCTTGGGTAGTAATGATGCTGGAGGCTGTTTAGTGTCGCTAATCGCAGCTTTTAGGTACTTCTATGAACATGCTGACCTAAAGTATAATTTCTGTTTCGTGGCAAGTGCAGAGGAGGAAATTTCAGGTAGAGATGGTATAGAGTCTGTGCTTGCGGATATCGGCCCTATCGATTTTGCCATCGTGGGTGAGCCGACGTTAATGCACTTGGCTATTGCGGAAAAAGGGCTCATAGTATTGGACTGCGTAGCTAGGGGAACGGCAGGACATGCTGCCCGTGACGAAGGTGACAACGCTATTTACAAAGCGATCAAAGATATCCAATGGTTTAAGGACTATACCTTCGAGAAGACATCGCCGACATTGGGCCCGATTAAAATGTCAGTGACTGTCATTCAGGCTGGTTCGCAGCATAATGTAGTGCCTGCTACCTGTAGTTTTGTCGTGGACGTGAGGACGACTGACGCTTATTCTAATGAAGAAACACTGGAAATCATAAAATCTCATGTTGCTTCTGAAGTAACTGCGAGGTCCACCCGGCTAAAATCTTCCTCCATACCAGAACAGCATCCCATCGTGCAGTCCGGACTGTCGTTCGGCAGGAAACTATATGGCTCACCAACAATGAGCGATCAGGCGCTTATTCCCGTGCCTTCGTTGAAGCTTGGCCCCGGAGACAGTGCAAGATCCCATATGGCGGATGAGTTTATTTATATTGATGAGATTAAAGAGGGGATAGACCTGTATATAGCGCTGCTGCAAAAAATAGTATAA